The following are encoded in a window of Pseudomonas sp. JQ170C genomic DNA:
- a CDS encoding hydroxymethylpyrimidine/phosphomethylpyrimidine kinase, with product MNTYSSRPVVLCLSGHDPSGGAGLQADIEALIAQGCHAAPAVTALTVQDTVNVSDFRVLDREWVLAQANAVLADSTVAAVKLGMLGSLDMVDTVVELLSAHPHLPLVCDPVLRAGGGGRLGKDEVGYAMRERLLPLATIATPNLPEARILAELPEGTADECAEKLLPFVRHLLITGGHGDEHEIHNRLYSRDGQRHTWTCQRLPGSYHGSGCTLASALAGRLALGEHLQSAVRSALDYTWRTLRDAEQLGKGQYVPRRLPLDFCS from the coding sequence ATGAATACCTACAGCTCCCGCCCCGTTGTCCTCTGTCTCTCCGGCCACGACCCAAGTGGCGGCGCCGGCTTGCAGGCAGATATCGAAGCCCTGATTGCTCAAGGTTGCCACGCCGCTCCCGCCGTGACCGCTTTGACCGTGCAGGATACCGTCAATGTCAGTGACTTTCGCGTGCTCGACCGCGAGTGGGTACTGGCCCAGGCTAACGCCGTGCTCGCCGATTCGACGGTAGCCGCGGTCAAGCTGGGCATGCTCGGCTCGCTGGACATGGTCGACACCGTCGTCGAACTGCTCAGTGCCCACCCGCACCTGCCGCTGGTCTGCGACCCGGTACTGCGCGCTGGCGGCGGTGGCCGCCTGGGCAAGGATGAGGTTGGCTATGCCATGCGCGAGCGGTTGCTGCCGCTGGCGACCATTGCCACACCGAACCTGCCCGAGGCCCGCATCCTGGCCGAGCTGCCGGAAGGCACTGCCGACGAATGCGCAGAAAAACTGCTGCCCTTCGTCAGACACCTGCTGATCACCGGCGGTCACGGTGACGAGCATGAAATCCACAACCGCCTGTACAGCCGCGATGGCCAGCGTCACACCTGGACCTGCCAACGCCTGCCTGGCAGCTACCACGGCTCGGGTTGCACCCTGGCCAGCGCCCTGGCCGGCCGCCTGGCCCTGGGTGAACACTTGCAAAGCGCCGTACGCTCGGCCCTTGACTACACCTGGCGCACCCTGCGCGATGCCGAACAACTGGGCAAAGGCCAATACGTGCCGCGTCGCCTTCCCCTGGATTTCTGTTCCTGA
- the miaB gene encoding tRNA (N6-isopentenyl adenosine(37)-C2)-methylthiotransferase MiaB → MAKKLYIETHGCQMNEYDSSRMVDLLGEHQALEVTARAEDADVILLNTCSIRERAQDRVYSQLGRWRELKDLKPDMVIAVGGCVASQEGESIRKRAPYVDVVFGPQTLHRLPEMIDAARTTRLPQVDVSFPEIEKFDHLPEPRIDGPTAYVSVMEGCSKYCTFCVVPYTRGEEVSRPFDDVLAEVIHLAENGVREITLLGQNVNGYRGQTHDGRLADLAELIRVVAAVEGIDRIRYTTSHPLEFSDSLIQAHAEVPELVKHLHLPVQSGSDRVLAAMKRNHTVLEYKSKLRKLKAAVPGICISSDFIVGFPGETEKDFEQTMKLVADVGFDFSYSFVYSQRPGTPASDLPDETSEDVKKERLKALQHRLDTQGFEISRQMVGSIQRILVTDYSRRDPGQLQGRTENNRIVNFRCDNPKLIGQFVDIHIDDARPHSLFGSLAH, encoded by the coding sequence ATGGCCAAGAAGCTTTATATCGAAACCCACGGTTGCCAAATGAACGAGTACGACAGCTCGCGCATGGTCGATCTGCTGGGTGAACATCAAGCCCTGGAGGTCACTGCGCGGGCCGAAGACGCGGACGTGATCCTGCTCAACACCTGCTCGATCCGCGAGCGCGCCCAGGACCGGGTCTACTCCCAACTGGGCCGCTGGCGTGAACTCAAGGACCTGAAGCCGGACATGGTCATCGCCGTTGGCGGCTGCGTGGCCAGCCAGGAAGGCGAGTCGATCCGCAAGCGCGCGCCCTATGTCGACGTGGTCTTCGGCCCACAAACCCTGCACCGCCTGCCGGAGATGATCGACGCTGCGCGCACCACGCGCCTGCCTCAGGTCGATGTGTCATTCCCCGAAATCGAGAAGTTCGACCACCTGCCCGAACCGCGCATTGACGGGCCGACCGCTTATGTCTCGGTCATGGAAGGCTGCAGCAAGTACTGCACCTTCTGCGTGGTGCCCTACACCCGCGGCGAAGAAGTCAGCCGACCGTTCGACGACGTGCTGGCCGAGGTCATCCACCTGGCCGAAAACGGCGTGCGTGAAATCACCCTGCTGGGGCAGAACGTCAACGGCTACCGTGGCCAGACTCACGATGGCCGCCTGGCCGATCTTGCCGAGCTGATCCGCGTGGTCGCCGCCGTCGAGGGTATCGACCGCATCCGCTACACCACCTCGCATCCGCTGGAGTTCTCCGACAGCCTGATCCAGGCCCACGCCGAAGTACCGGAGCTGGTCAAGCACCTGCACCTGCCTGTGCAGTCGGGCTCTGACCGCGTGCTGGCGGCGATGAAGCGCAACCACACCGTGCTCGAATACAAGTCCAAACTGCGCAAGCTCAAGGCCGCCGTGCCGGGCATCTGCATCAGCTCGGACTTCATCGTCGGCTTCCCGGGCGAAACCGAAAAAGACTTTGAGCAGACCATGAAGCTGGTGGCCGACGTCGGTTTCGACTTCTCCTACTCCTTCGTCTACAGCCAGCGCCCGGGCACCCCGGCCTCCGACCTGCCCGACGAGACCTCGGAAGACGTGAAAAAGGAGCGGCTCAAGGCCCTGCAGCATCGCCTGGATACCCAAGGCTTCGAGATCAGTCGACAAATGGTCGGCAGCATCCAGCGCATCCTCGTCACCGACTACTCGCGCCGCGACCCTGGCCAGTTGCAGGGGCGCACCGAGAATAATCGTATCGTCAACTTCCGCTGCGACAATCCGAAGCTGATCGGCCAGTTCGTCGATATCCATATCGACGACGCACGCCCTCACTCGCTGTTCGGTTCGCTGGCCCATTGA
- a CDS encoding PhoH family protein, which produces MNAPIEPHRFILEPFEAHRFANLCGQFDEHLRLIEQRLAIEIRNRGNQFELIGEPKHTSSAEQLLRRLYRETKATELSPEMVHLFLQESAVQALENPAVNEVSVSLRTRKGMIRPRGLNQQRYVKEILGNDINFGIGPAGTGKTYLAVACAVDALEREQVRRILLVRPAVEAGEKLGFLPGDLAQKIDPYLRPLYDALYEMLGFEHVAKLIERQVIEIAPLAYMRGRTLNNSFIILDESQNTTVEQMKMFLTRIGFGSTAVITGDITQVDLPRGTKSGLAHVIEVLKDVPGISFTHFQPKDVVRHPLVQRIVEAYERFENQQPDREGTRRDA; this is translated from the coding sequence TTGAACGCACCCATAGAACCTCATCGTTTCATCCTCGAGCCCTTCGAGGCCCATCGCTTCGCCAATCTGTGCGGGCAATTCGACGAGCATTTGCGCCTCATCGAACAACGCCTGGCCATCGAAATCCGCAACCGCGGCAATCAGTTCGAGCTGATCGGCGAACCCAAGCACACCTCCTCTGCCGAGCAACTGCTGCGCCGTCTCTACCGCGAGACCAAGGCCACTGAGCTATCGCCGGAAATGGTCCACCTGTTCCTGCAGGAATCTGCAGTCCAGGCGCTGGAAAACCCGGCGGTGAACGAAGTCAGTGTTTCCCTGCGCACACGCAAGGGCATGATTCGTCCTCGCGGGCTGAACCAGCAGCGCTACGTCAAGGAAATCCTCGGCAACGACATCAACTTCGGCATCGGTCCGGCCGGTACCGGCAAGACCTACCTGGCCGTGGCCTGCGCGGTCGATGCACTGGAGCGCGAACAGGTACGCCGTATCCTGCTGGTGCGCCCTGCGGTCGAAGCGGGCGAGAAGCTCGGCTTCCTGCCGGGCGACCTGGCCCAGAAGATCGACCCGTACCTGCGCCCCCTGTACGACGCCCTGTATGAAATGCTCGGCTTTGAACACGTGGCCAAACTGATCGAACGCCAGGTGATCGAGATCGCCCCGCTGGCCTACATGCGTGGCCGAACCCTCAACAACAGCTTCATCATCCTCGACGAAAGCCAGAACACCACCGTCGAGCAGATGAAGATGTTCCTGACCCGTATCGGCTTCGGCTCCACGGCGGTGATCACCGGTGACATCACCCAGGTCGACCTGCCGCGTGGCACCAAGTCGGGCCTGGCCCATGTGATCGAAGTGCTCAAGGACGTGCCGGGTATCAGCTTCACCCACTTCCAGCCCAAAGACGTGGTTCGCCACCCGCTGGTGCAGCGCATCGTCGAGGCCTACGAGCGTTTTGAAAACCAGCAGCCAGACCGTGAAGGCACCCGTCGCGATGCTTGA
- a CDS encoding HlyC/CorC family transporter translates to MSEDRSSNGQKSWLGKLTQAFAHEPKNRQELLELLREAHQNKLLDSEALTIVEGAIQVADLQVRDIMVPRSQMISIKATQSPREFLPAVIDAAHSRYPVVGESHDDVLGVLLAKDLLPLILKENGDSFNIKDLLRPATFVPESKRLNVLLREFRANHNHMAIVIDEYGGVAGLVTIEDVLEQIVGDIEDEHDVEEDSYIKPLPSGDFLIKALTPIENFNEFFDSQFSDDEFDTVGGLVMSAFGHLPKRNETTEIGPYRFRILNADSRRIHLLRLTPITR, encoded by the coding sequence ATGAGCGAAGATCGATCGAGCAACGGGCAAAAGTCCTGGTTGGGCAAACTGACCCAGGCTTTTGCCCATGAGCCGAAAAACCGCCAGGAGCTGCTTGAGCTGCTGCGCGAAGCCCACCAGAACAAGCTGCTCGACAGCGAGGCGCTGACCATTGTCGAAGGCGCCATCCAGGTGGCCGACCTGCAAGTACGCGACATCATGGTGCCGCGCTCGCAGATGATCAGCATCAAGGCCACGCAATCGCCACGCGAGTTCCTGCCGGCGGTGATCGACGCTGCGCACTCGCGCTACCCGGTGGTCGGCGAAAGCCATGACGATGTGCTCGGCGTGCTGCTGGCCAAAGACCTGCTGCCATTGATCCTCAAGGAGAATGGCGACAGCTTCAACATCAAGGACCTGCTGCGCCCGGCCACCTTCGTGCCCGAGTCCAAGCGCCTGAACGTGTTGCTGCGCGAGTTCCGTGCCAACCACAACCACATGGCCATCGTCATCGACGAGTACGGCGGTGTGGCTGGCCTGGTCACCATTGAAGACGTGCTCGAGCAGATCGTCGGCGACATCGAAGACGAACATGACGTCGAGGAAGACAGCTACATCAAGCCACTGCCAAGTGGCGACTTCCTGATCAAGGCCCTGACCCCGATCGAGAACTTCAACGAGTTCTTCGACAGCCAGTTCTCCGACGATGAGTTCGATACGGTCGGCGGCCTGGTGATGAGCGCCTTCGGCCACCTGCCCAAGCGTAACGAGACCACCGAGATCGGCCCGTATCGCTTCCGCATTCTCAACGCCGACAGCCGCCGGATACACCTGCTGCGTCTGACCCCTATCACCCGTTAA
- the hemL gene encoding glutamate-1-semialdehyde 2,1-aminomutase, protein MSRSETLFANAQKHIPGGVNSPVRAFKSVGGTPLFFKHAEGAYVTDEDDKRYVDYVGSWGPMILGHSHPDVLDSVRKQLEHGLSYGAPTAMETEMADLVCSIVPSMEMVRMVSSGTEATMSAIRLARGFTGRDSIIKFEGCYHGHSDSLLVKAGSGLLTQGVPSSAGVPAAFAKHTLTLPFNDIDAVEKMLAEVGQEVACIIVEPVAGNMNCVPPAPGFLEGLRALCDQHGVVLIFDEVMTGFRVALGGAQAHYGVTPDLSTFGKIVGGGMPVGCFGGKRKIMEQIAPLGPVYQAGTLSGNPLAMAAGLTTLKLISRPGFHDELTAYTSKLLDGLQQRADAAGIPFVTTQAGGMFGLYFSGADDIVTFDDVMASDAERFKRFFHLMLEGGVYLAPSAFEAGFTSIAHGETELKITLDAAERAFAKL, encoded by the coding sequence ATGTCTCGTTCCGAAACCCTGTTTGCCAACGCCCAGAAGCACATCCCCGGTGGCGTCAACTCGCCGGTGCGGGCGTTCAAGAGCGTTGGCGGCACGCCGCTGTTCTTCAAGCATGCCGAAGGTGCCTACGTCACCGACGAAGATGACAAGCGCTACGTCGACTACGTGGGTTCCTGGGGCCCGATGATCCTCGGCCACAGCCACCCGGACGTACTCGACTCGGTGCGCAAGCAGCTTGAGCACGGCCTGTCCTACGGCGCGCCAACCGCCATGGAAACCGAGATGGCCGACCTGGTCTGCTCGATCGTGCCGTCGATGGAAATGGTGCGCATGGTCAGCTCCGGTACCGAAGCGACCATGAGCGCCATTCGTCTGGCCCGTGGTTTTACCGGCCGTGACAGCATCATCAAGTTCGAGGGCTGCTACCACGGCCACTCCGACAGCCTGCTGGTCAAGGCCGGCTCCGGCTTGCTGACTCAGGGCGTACCCAGCTCCGCAGGTGTACCGGCAGCCTTTGCCAAACACACCCTGACCCTGCCATTCAACGACATCGACGCCGTCGAGAAGATGCTGGCCGAAGTGGGCCAGGAAGTGGCCTGCATCATCGTCGAGCCGGTGGCCGGCAACATGAACTGCGTGCCGCCGGCACCGGGCTTCCTCGAAGGCTTGCGTGCACTGTGCGACCAGCACGGCGTGGTGCTGATCTTCGACGAAGTGATGACCGGTTTTCGCGTTGCCCTGGGCGGCGCCCAGGCGCACTACGGCGTTACCCCGGACCTGTCGACCTTCGGCAAGATCGTCGGTGGCGGCATGCCGGTGGGCTGCTTTGGCGGCAAGCGCAAGATCATGGAACAGATCGCGCCACTGGGCCCGGTCTACCAGGCTGGCACCCTGTCGGGCAACCCGCTGGCCATGGCCGCCGGCCTGACCACCCTCAAGCTGATCAGCCGCCCAGGCTTCCACGACGAGCTCACGGCCTACACCAGCAAATTGCTTGATGGTCTGCAGCAGCGCGCCGATGCAGCCGGTATTCCGTTCGTCACCACCCAGGCGGGCGGCATGTTCGGCCTGTACTTCAGCGGCGCCGACGACATCGTCACCTTCGATGACGTGATGGCCAGTGATGCCGAGCGCTTCAAGCGCTTCTTCCATCTGATGCTTGAAGGTGGCGTGTACCTGGCGCCAAGCGCCTTCGAGGCTGGTTTCACCTCGATCGCCCACGGCGAAACCGAGCTGAAAATCACCCTGGATGCTGCCGAGCGGGCGTTCGCCAAGCTCTGA
- the thiE gene encoding thiamine phosphate synthase, with translation MKLRGLYAITDSQLLAGKFLPYVEAALDGGVTLLQYRDKSQDEARRLREAEALAELCSRYKTRLIINDDAELAARLGVGVHLGQTDGPLTPARTLLGREAIIGSTCHAQLELAEQAAREGASYVAFGRFFNSVTKPGAPAADTALLEQARTRLKLPICVIGGITLDNAAPLVAHGADLLAVIHGLFGADSTQEVTRRARAFNALFASA, from the coding sequence ATGAAGCTACGCGGTCTGTATGCCATCACCGACAGCCAGCTGTTGGCCGGCAAGTTTTTGCCCTACGTCGAAGCGGCCCTCGACGGTGGCGTGACCTTGTTGCAATACCGTGACAAAAGCCAGGATGAAGCCCGCCGCCTGCGCGAGGCTGAAGCCCTGGCCGAGCTGTGCAGCCGCTACAAGACCCGTCTGATCATCAACGATGATGCCGAGCTGGCCGCACGCCTGGGTGTCGGCGTTCATCTGGGCCAGACCGACGGCCCGCTGACCCCGGCCCGTACCCTGCTGGGGCGCGAGGCAATCATCGGTTCTACCTGCCACGCCCAGCTGGAGCTGGCCGAACAAGCCGCCCGTGAAGGTGCCAGCTATGTCGCCTTCGGCCGCTTCTTCAACTCCGTGACCAAGCCGGGTGCACCAGCCGCCGACACCGCGCTGCTGGAACAAGCCCGTACCCGGCTCAAACTGCCGATCTGCGTGATCGGCGGCATCACCCTGGACAACGCTGCCCCGCTGGTCGCCCACGGCGCCGACCTGCTAGCGGTGATTCACGGCCTGTTCGGCGCCGACAGCACGCAGGAAGTCACCCGCCGTGCCCGCGCCTTCAATGCCCTGTTCGCATCTGCCTGA
- a CDS encoding sensor histidine kinase: MRYLLIVVLGWLPLLAGAVDFDDSTRSLPLGREMHVFEDREGNASIAQVSAPAFSEHFRRHQADVLNAGYSTSVFWIRLDLHYTALPSAAPRSWLLELAYPPLDHLELYLPDATGTFRLAQRTGDALPYASRQIEQNNYLFELPFAPGQTTTAYLRLHSQGSVQAPLTLWSAKAYLEAQPTRLYVLGLIYGVLLGMLVYNLFIYLSVRDTSYLYYILYIASFGLYQVSVNGAGVAYFWPDNPWWANAATPLFIGAAGLFGCQFARSFLQLGQHSRVFDNLLKLLMAGGVLVMLLSLTSSYAIALRLATALALLFTVSIFAAGVFAWRRGLRVARYFIIAWSAFLLGGLVNTLMVLGYLPNVFLTMYASQIGSALEVGLLSLALADRINSMRDQQAQALRETGQTLERLNQQLATSNRLKDEFLATVTHELRTPMNGVIGSLELMQTLPLEPELAQYQRTASAAAQDMMGMVDDILILTELQAGRLSAHNAPFGLRALVQELRAKYAAAALAKGLYLSLDTPADLPEMVVGDRHKLALCISYLLDNGIKFTHQGGVMLQVRGQLQGPHLVGLAISVSDSGIGFDSLDDANLYQRFFQVDGSMTRQYGGLGIGLAICRQLAGLMGARLQHESNPGLGSRFELRLSLAMSQPQALSRQGLNRS; encoded by the coding sequence ATGCGCTATTTGCTGATTGTTGTGCTGGGCTGGTTGCCATTGCTGGCCGGGGCGGTCGATTTCGACGATTCAACGCGTAGCCTGCCCCTGGGGCGGGAAATGCACGTGTTCGAGGATCGCGAGGGGAATGCCAGCATTGCGCAGGTGAGTGCTCCGGCATTCAGCGAGCACTTTCGCCGACACCAGGCCGATGTGCTCAACGCGGGTTATTCAACCTCGGTGTTCTGGATCAGGCTCGATTTGCACTACACCGCCCTGCCTTCGGCCGCCCCGCGCAGTTGGTTGCTGGAGCTGGCCTACCCACCACTGGACCACCTGGAACTCTACCTGCCCGACGCCACCGGCACGTTCCGCCTGGCGCAGCGCACCGGCGACGCCTTGCCCTATGCCAGCCGCCAGATCGAGCAAAACAACTACCTGTTCGAGTTGCCCTTTGCCCCCGGGCAAACCACCACGGCCTACTTGCGCCTGCACAGCCAGGGCTCGGTACAGGCACCCCTGACCTTATGGTCCGCCAAGGCCTACCTGGAAGCGCAACCCACCCGTCTCTATGTGCTCGGTCTGATCTACGGCGTACTGCTGGGCATGCTGGTGTACAACCTGTTCATCTATCTCAGCGTGCGTGACACCAGCTACCTCTATTACATCCTCTATATCGCCTCGTTCGGCCTTTACCAGGTATCGGTCAACGGCGCCGGCGTGGCGTACTTCTGGCCGGACAACCCCTGGTGGGCGAACGCCGCCACGCCACTGTTCATCGGGGCTGCCGGATTGTTCGGCTGCCAGTTCGCCCGCAGTTTCCTGCAGCTGGGCCAGCACAGCCGGGTGTTCGACAACCTGCTCAAGTTGCTGATGGCCGGTGGTGTGCTGGTCATGCTGCTGTCGCTGACCAGCAGCTATGCCATTGCCTTGCGCCTGGCCACGGCGCTGGCCCTGCTGTTTACCGTAAGTATCTTTGCCGCCGGGGTGTTTGCCTGGCGCCGGGGCCTGCGGGTGGCGCGTTACTTCATCATTGCCTGGTCGGCCTTCCTGCTCGGTGGGCTGGTCAATACGCTGATGGTCCTGGGCTACCTGCCCAATGTGTTCCTGACCATGTACGCCAGCCAGATCGGCTCGGCCCTGGAGGTCGGCCTGCTGTCGCTGGCCCTGGCCGACCGGATCAACAGCATGCGTGACCAGCAGGCCCAGGCGCTCCGTGAGACCGGCCAGACCCTGGAGCGGCTGAACCAGCAGTTGGCCACTAGCAACCGACTCAAAGACGAGTTCCTGGCCACGGTGACCCACGAGCTGCGCACACCGATGAACGGGGTGATCGGCTCGCTGGAGCTGATGCAAACGCTACCCCTTGAGCCTGAACTGGCCCAGTACCAGCGCACCGCCAGTGCCGCTGCCCAGGACATGATGGGTATGGTCGACGACATCCTGATCCTTACCGAGCTTCAGGCCGGGCGGTTGAGTGCCCACAACGCCCCCTTCGGCTTGCGCGCACTGGTGCAGGAGTTGCGGGCCAAATACGCAGCGGCGGCCCTGGCCAAGGGTTTGTACTTGAGCCTGGATACCCCGGCCGACCTGCCCGAGATGGTGGTCGGTGACCGGCACAAGCTGGCGTTGTGCATCAGCTACCTGCTCGACAACGGGATCAAGTTCACCCATCAGGGCGGGGTGATGCTGCAGGTCAGGGGGCAGTTGCAGGGGCCTCATTTGGTCGGTCTGGCCATCAGTGTCAGCGACAGCGGCATCGGCTTCGACAGCCTGGACGACGCCAACCTCTACCAGCGTTTTTTCCAGGTGGATGGCTCCATGACCCGTCAATATGGCGGCCTGGGCATTGGCCTGGCGATCTGCCGGCAGTTGGCGGGACTGATGGGCGCCCGTCTGCAGCATGAGTCCAACCCGGGGCTTGGCAGCCGTTTTGAACTGCGCTTGAGCCTGGCCATGAGCCAGCCGCAGGCACTGAGCCGGCAGGGGCTAAATCGCAGCTAG
- a CDS encoding tetratricopeptide repeat protein: MNRTGRALALGCLLLLQPLLASAGGNSLLIPATGRCTLDSQPEDLPQALAACQQAAQSGDAQAQYELGEFYYQGTYTPRDLHQALSYFEQASLQGHAEAQYRLGTMFYKGEGVAANNVQAYIVLKMAAVNGAEDALDLADEVSEKMPRDELEVATQVLGQIFRKYLLELQTAEGRTPFAPLP, encoded by the coding sequence ATGAACCGCACCGGCCGCGCCCTCGCCCTGGGCTGCCTGTTGCTTCTTCAGCCCCTGCTGGCCTCGGCAGGCGGTAACTCGTTGCTGATTCCAGCAACGGGCCGCTGCACCCTCGATTCCCAACCTGAAGACCTGCCCCAGGCCCTGGCAGCGTGCCAGCAAGCCGCGCAGTCAGGCGACGCCCAGGCTCAATACGAATTGGGCGAATTCTATTATCAGGGCACCTACACCCCGCGCGATCTTCATCAGGCTCTGAGCTACTTCGAGCAGGCTTCGCTGCAAGGCCACGCCGAGGCGCAATATCGTCTGGGGACCATGTTCTACAAGGGCGAAGGCGTTGCCGCCAACAATGTACAGGCGTACATCGTGTTGAAAATGGCGGCGGTCAACGGCGCAGAGGATGCCCTGGACCTGGCCGACGAAGTGTCGGAAAAAATGCCGCGCGATGAGCTGGAAGTGGCGACCCAGGTACTGGGACAGATATTCCGCAAGTACCTGCTTGAGCTGCAGACCGCCGAAGGGCGCACCCCTTTCGCACCACTCCCCTGA
- a CDS encoding DUF1820 family protein translates to MTKREAPIYKVIFLNQGQVFEMYAKQIYQSDLWGFLEIEEFVFGERTQVVVDPSEEKLKAQFEGVVRSFVPMHSIVRIDEVERLGTPKISEARGVGNVMPFPMPMPEK, encoded by the coding sequence ATGACCAAACGTGAAGCGCCTATCTACAAAGTGATCTTTCTCAACCAGGGCCAGGTATTCGAGATGTATGCCAAGCAGATCTACCAGAGCGATCTGTGGGGCTTTCTGGAGATAGAAGAGTTTGTCTTTGGCGAGCGTACCCAGGTCGTGGTCGATCCGAGTGAAGAAAAACTCAAGGCCCAGTTCGAGGGCGTGGTGCGCAGCTTCGTGCCGATGCATTCGATCGTGCGCATTGATGAGGTCGAGCGCTTGGGAACGCCGAAAATCAGCGAGGCCCGAGGCGTGGGCAACGTGATGCCGTTTCCGATGCCGATGCCGGAGAAGTAG
- the ybeY gene encoding rRNA maturation RNase YbeY, which translates to MLELDLQRATDAAAPDDALFRRWCELALRQRTADSEMTIRLVDEAEGRELNHTYRHKDYATNVLSFPADVPDDLLDIPLLGDLVICVAVVEREAAEQGKALEAHWAHLVIHGCLHLLGYDHIEDDEAEEMEALERELLAELGHPDPYADDEHDLPPTDISKEHE; encoded by the coding sequence ATGCTTGAACTCGACCTGCAACGGGCCACGGATGCCGCTGCCCCTGATGACGCACTCTTCCGCCGCTGGTGCGAGCTGGCGTTGCGCCAGCGCACTGCCGACTCGGAAATGACCATCCGCCTGGTGGACGAAGCCGAAGGCCGTGAGCTCAATCACACCTACCGGCACAAGGACTACGCCACCAACGTGCTGTCCTTCCCCGCCGACGTCCCCGACGACCTGCTCGACATTCCCCTGCTGGGCGATCTGGTGATCTGCGTCGCCGTGGTCGAGCGCGAAGCCGCCGAACAGGGCAAGGCCCTCGAAGCCCACTGGGCGCACCTGGTGATCCACGGTTGCCTGCACCTGCTGGGCTATGACCACATCGAAGATGATGAGGCCGAGGAAATGGAAGCACTGGAACGCGAGTTGCTTGCCGAACTGGGTCACCCTGACCCATACGCCGACGACGAACACGACTTACCCCCCACTGATATCAGCAAGGAACACGAGTAA